Genomic DNA from Salvia miltiorrhiza cultivar Shanhuang (shh) chromosome 1, IMPLAD_Smil_shh, whole genome shotgun sequence:
tgactggggaagggaaattaagaagcgggtttagaaaggggtgcataaaagaatactcaaagagcttgaatacgcgtgaaatattccttaaaaaggaaaaaggcatagttcgtataaaaagggtactcaaagaacttgtatacgcgttatattccttaaaaaggaaaaaggcatcgttaggggcttggctaaaacattatcagagtttgcaacggaaggtgtaactgaaataatcagtgtttacagcggaatgcataactgagatacatgtatgaagacatgtatcctttctgagcctactttaagttcgacaaaaactctactcagcaacaacacttcatcgcccatcacagctcaacctgcacaaacataaacatcgaaaggctaagtacaagagtacttagtgggcagttgccaagcatataacataacatcattaacaatttcacaacatcgcataagaggcataagtttctttcaaatcctttgctcattaaacatttccaaattcataaatagcatgagcgcattcttcatcatcaataatcataaacacgcatcgtgtcgtggagaaggccttccccaacgaacacgggcatcgcgccgtgagagggggcctccctcagcggtcacggcatcgtactattgagggaggcctcccccaatagacgctgtaacactggcatactggcatcgcgccgcgagagaggcctctctcagcggacacgggcatcgcgccgtgaggaaggccctcctcagcggacacggcatcgtactgttgagggaggcctcccccaacagacgcaagcatcaaacataagcataaacttatcagcgtaaagcattcaagcgtaaataagtgtaatcaagcgtaaattacatagggcgtaaatagtataacagcatagcgtaaatcatttaacgtgcagcataataaagcttaactcatttaagcgtaataaagcataccatacttgaagatccaatttgcattttaaagcataacatttgcatagcattttatttacgcgtaaggaattgcccacctgatagcaaagttttgctaaggtactgtgacttcttgaatagttcttactctcgcgcttgaccttaatcacgagaatataaaataagacattgcctcgaggaaaattctcaattaatgagaaagcgtaatttaactatgcatgaatctcgtatgcatgaactattattctgagataatcgggaattctactattaatccttgttaatagatttaattaattctcatataacgcggtcgaataaagcTGTGATTCTTTCTTCCttatcggaatattctagtcgtgaaataaatcTCGCCTTTGTACTCGTtcgaaataaaagaattaactaggcttTTCTCAAGATGTGAGCTCGTGGAAACtgtcgggcttttcgatagaaacataattactaaacctcaaataattaataggctcaaaagagagtagccaattaattaaataaaccagtggccttaatgaaataaacagtaatggcttgctttaaagtctgaagtccaaaaacaatattaaataaactgggcggctcatttactgaatacgaatcggctcacccactgataaataattgggctccatcataatagatactgctaggcttaactcaaaggagtaacttcagccCAAGTGATAATAGTAATTAATGTGGGCTGAAAAGAATAAATCTTAGTCccatgaataaataatttgattagttgggctcaattaaataaatcaaacgagtcCCAACGAAATAATAATGGaattagaataatagcccatcataaaatatgcatcagcccaactccttaaataaatcaagcccaatagaattaatgagaagggccaattaaataaaagactggcccaattcgaatttaactgtgaaagcccaagcaattaaaatcAAGCCCGAACTTAAAAGTCTTtggcccaaaacaattaaaacaattcgagcccaaacaattaaatgaGTTCGGCCCAACTGAAAATAAATTAGTCTAGacccaataaaataataaaggttGGCCCAAAACCAATTAAAACAAAAGCccaaatttttaaaatcattcGGCCCAAATCACATAAGGGAATGGCCCAAATAACACAACCCatactatttctctctctctcaattctcggcttctctctttctcaaggAGCCGATTCCTCCTTCTCTCTCAAACCATCAGTCGAGAACTCCTACCCCAGAACAGTCGGCCTCCCTCAACATCAGTCCAGGCTCCAGACGCCGTCTCTGCTCCGACCGGCGTCGCCTGCCGCCGAACCTAGGCCCGGCGTGGTCGCTCCCGCTTCTCTCTCCTTATCTCCGAAAAACAGCCGGCCCCTTTTTCTCAATGATCAGTTGCGGTTTCTCTTCACGGAAGGGTTCACCGGCGCGGCTTCGGAATTCGGCGAGGTCGACGGTCAGACGAACCTTCTGCCCTCGTCTCACTTCCTCCTTAGTTCACCATATCAGCCAACGGCGTcatcgagccctaattctctaaAATAGGACGCGACCTGTCAGCCCCTTTTCTCGCCTGAAATCGCCGGCGACGCTGCCGTATTCCGGTCTCTCTCGTTGCACTGTTGCGTCCGAAATTTCCTCTGTTGTCGTCTCTCAAAATCAGGGGAGGTCGCCCCAAAATCTGAGCCCTAATCTCGGCCTATAactatcgccgccgccgccgcggttCCCTGGCCATCAATCGGCGAAGCCGGCGTCGTCTCGCCTCCTCCTCTGAGTCGTTCCGGTCCCGATTCAGACGTCAAAGTAGGCAGGGAGTCGAGCCCTGATTCTGTTCCATCTCCGCCACCATGGTTCTGCCGTCATCTCCACCGTCTGTGGAAGGCCGGCGATTCAGCGTCGTTGCTTTATTCGCGACACTACTGCTGTTGTCGCACGATTTTCGCCGAGGCAGCAAGACCTGCCGCCGTCGTCGTCGTCTTGGCTCGACCGATCAGGCAGCCGGCCTCATTTCTTAAAGCTAAGTTTCAATCCTCGCCTCTTTTCTTTTCGTTATAACGGTCCGCAACGACAGAATATAAACAGATGCAATCTAAACTCTCATTCGCATGTGACTCGTACTATGCTCGTTCAAACTCGAATTCTATTAACACTTGTTCACAACAGTGGTTGGTGTTCTACATGATAAAGCCTGCGTCTGTTATGTTATCATGCTTATGAGAGTCTTATATCATCTGGAATTGATTATGCTTTGGTTATGTCGCCTATCATGCTTGAATGCAGTAATGTGTGACGGAAAACAATATATAGGCTAAGCAATACCTTGAAATGTTTTGTTCTTTTGGTTGGCGTTGTTGAATGCAGTGGGGGAAATACTCTTCCAGCTTGATAGCAGCTGAATCAATTCCTCCCCTTTGAATGACAGCGCACGCGGAAAGAAAATATGAGGGAGTTGCTGTAAATTGATGTTTGTGATGGTGTTCGACTATGCAAGAAATTCTCTGTTATAACATTGCTGCAGGTATAAGGGAATGTTAATGCATTCTTGCGTGTGATGGTGGGGAAGGGAGTTGGTGGAGTGCAAAGCTTGGTGGAGAGCAAAGCTTGGTGGACACACCTTTTCCTTTTCCCTTTTcttattcttctttctcttttcttctttatgCAAATGCCAATTTATTGTGGTGTAATTGGAAGGTATGAACGAAAATTGGTTGTAAGAGTTTGTAAAGTATGAGAATGAGATTGATGAATAAATGAAGTATATCCTCATGCCTTGGTGATGCTAATACTGTAATAAAATATTGGCTTCGATTTTCAATCATCTCATTTCTGTATCttgcttgatatctttttcctttcCTGCTAACTTAATAAACTGTAATTTAACttagattaaatccgtagatttaatctgcgttgcagtcgaaataattcctcgacttctatgcactaataaatataactgcttttgtttctcgattaataaataacatgactttgctaagtcagttataacttggaaataataattattgattgctcaataatcctcgtcgcgttttttttttttttttttttcatacgttataaaaatataacgCTAGAATAATAACTCTGCCTCTGATAAAAAAATCagaaccataaactggattcatttataaaaaattgcatttactagtttttatcataaataaaagagcgggctactacatactacccctcttaacaaaaatttcgtcccgaaatttgcatatctctgctaaaacaattcggggtatttttccttcatcttgttttcaagctcccacgtagcttttcttgtctgcggtgtctccataagattttcactgatgtgattgaggctgatttcgcaagtgtccacgtattgctggcaagggggtGCGGGTGTTCCCAACTGCTGAACCTCGTTGTCTattggggcattgcgtggagtagtgacctttttggccacaattgtaacaaccgttagttccagcccgacaaatacccctatgcatcttaccacaatttgggcaaggtaAAACTCCTTTCTGACCTTGGTTACCCCCAGTTCGCTcgaggttagtctgtgcctcgtgccttggttgaataaactgttcggcccgttcatattcttgccacactttcttactagtctgattgatattgtcttcgttgttgtcccacttgcgcttccctttgagagtatgtgaggctactggtggatcatttggcgttgagatcaacaatggggctgacttgtccgacggcattgcagcttcaacgtcaagtgccctgttcagagactccgtgtatgagagtcctccgtggcttgctagagccatcttaatttcgtaccgtagaccggcacaaaatttctctgccatcttctcatctgtgtccacttgttgcggagcaaacctagacaggttgcagaattccttgtcgtattcaaccacagatttatttccttgcttcaactcgtagaactcagcttctttcttcttcctatagcttttcggaatatatttatcatataatcccgtcttaaaatcttcccaagtataacttgcccattgttcaggtgtcagaatttttcgacgtgcttcccaccagaagtcagctgatcctgttagttggaaagagacgcaagataggcgctcctcatcagtacaacgtagaaagttgaaaatgcgttccattgcacgcacccaaatctcagcttcagccggttcactcgttccgtcaaacgtaggtggattttgccttaaaaagagttcttcgactctcctagtcggaggcggaggggatgggttatgtcctcgagcatcttgtggttcttcgggtacagcgttacggtttctgcgattgttattgtttttcgcagggcgtcctctcttaggcggcattctgatagcaaagatgtgccaattagtacactctagcataatctaatacaagcctcATAAGAATTCTTGTAAATGTCAACTTaatataacttgtaaacaagtcatgactccAATGA
This window encodes:
- the LOC131006222 gene encoding uncharacterized protein LOC131006222, with the protein product MPPKRGRPAKNNNNRRNRNAVPEEPQDARGHNPSPPPPTRRVEELFLRQNPPTFDGTSEPAEAEIWVRAMERIFNFLRCTDEERLSCVSFQLTGSADFWWEARRKILTPEQWASYTWEDFKTGLYDKYIPKSYRKKKEAEFYELKQGNKSVVEYDKEFCNLSRFAPQQVDTDEKMAEKFCAGLRYEIKMALASHGGLSYTESLNRALDVEAAMPSDKSAPLLISTPNDPPVASHTLKGKRKWDNNEDNINQTSKKVWQEYERAEQFIQPRHEAQTNLERTGGNQGQKGVLPCPNCGKMHRGICRAGTNGCYNCGQKGHYSTQCPNRQRGSAVGNTRTPLPAIRGHLRNQPQSHQ